The Haloferax marinisediminis nucleotide sequence ACCTCGGCGAGATGGGCGGATTCCAGCGAGAGGGCCATCGACAAATCGACTGCTGTCTTCGTGTACGGACACACTGTACAGCGAATATCGTACGTCACGATAGCTCCTGTCGAGTACGTGCAGACCAACACCGACTGTGTTCGTGCTGGTGACTCCATTCGAGAACTGCCCCGGGAAGTTCGAAGTCCGACTCTACCGAGTGATTGGTCTCGGCATCGACCACCGCAGTGACCAAGTCAACCGTGTCCGACTCCGCACCGAGACGCCGTCCGACCATACAGAGAGGACACTGTCGAGACAGGTAACTTACCACACTAGTCTACTAGTTAGCCGTCGCCCACGCCAACACCCCCAGTTCAGCCTAACGACCGTTCGTTCAGCAGGCTATCGAGCACTCGTCGCGTCGCCTTACGGACGTGGAGGTAGAACGTCGGCGACGAGATGCCCATGACTCGGGCGAGGTCGTCACCAGTCGAAAGTCTGGGCGATTCGAAGTACCCCGCGTGGTACGCCAGTTCGAGTACCTCCAGTTGACGTGCCGTCAGCAGGTCGTCCAACGTCTCACGAGTGGCAGTGAGCGTCGACACTTGCCGGTCGACTGTCCGCTTTGCGACGAGCGTCGTCTCGGCATGTCCCATCATCCCGGCGACGATTTCACGTACATCTGCCTCTGGTGCCACCTCACCGACGACAGTCGTCTGTCCCTCGTCGACGACGACAGAGCGAACGGTCGCACCGTAGTCGAGGAGTGTCGCTGACGGTGCAGTTCGGATGGTACACTCTAGCAATCCCGCCGAGTCACCGTCATCGACGACTCGTGGACACAGTTCTGCAGGCCCGGAGGCGAGTCGGTCACAGACCGCTGCCACGTCGACACCTTCGACACGCACGTAGCAGACGTATCCGTCGTCCCGTGCGGGAGTAATCGTCTCGATGACCAATCGACAGTCGAGGTCGTCGGTGAGGTCGTTGAACACCGAATCTGGGTCTTCAGACTGGAAACTCAGTTCGGTGACCGTATCCGTGTAGAGGAGGTGTTTGTTCTCGATTGCGTTCATCGCGTGACCGATTCGGTTGCCGAGTTCACCGAGGAGCGCGCGCTCGTTCTCGTCGAACGCCGCTGTCCGGCTCGTGTATACGCCGACCACGCCGTAAACGGTCCCTCCGTACCCGATAGGAACTGCGGCCATCGACTGGTATCCCCAGCGGAGTGCGTCCCCGCGCCGGTCCGACTCCTCGTGACTCCCGAGTACGTTTTGTTCCGCCTGTACCGCCTGAGAGTGGACGGCTTGGGCGAATGGATGCCACGACGACTCGCTGGTGAGTCCAGAGACGTCGAACTGGTCGACGAAGTCCGAATCGACACCGGCCCAGTCGGCGGGAATCACCCGACCAACCGCCGGGTTCAACTCCCCGTACCAGGCAAACTGGTACGCATCCGAGAGCGCCAACTGCTCACAGACGAGTCGTCTAACCTCTTCCCGGGTCGAGGCACGGGCGAGTTCTCGGTTGAGCGGTCGAAGACTCTCGGTCACCTGTTGGATTCGTTCGAGTTTGTTTCGGTGTCGTTCGAGCGTCTCTTCTCGCCGTTTCTGTTCCGTGATATCTGCGTTCACAGCGACGAAACGGTCGATTTCGCCGTGTTCGTCGACGACGGGTGCAATCGTCTGGTTGACGGTGTAGCGTTCTCCCGACTTCCGTCGGTTCGTGACCTCTCCGTGCCACACCTTCCCCGAGAGAACCGTCTGCCAGAGGTCGTCGTAGAACGCGTCGTCGTGTTCATCGGCGGTCAGAATACTCGGAGGGTTGCCAACCGCCTCGGTCGCGTCGTAGCCGGTGAGTTCCTCGAAGGCGGGGTTGACGTACTCGAGTATCCCGTCCGTGTCTGTGAGGTACACCGAGTGACCTGCCTGTTCGACCGCCTTCCGAAACGCCTGCAGTTGTCGCTCGTGTTGCTTCTGCTCGGTTACGTCGCGAGCAACGGTGATTGCCTCTTGGACAGTGCCGTCTGGGGCTACGACGGGAGCACAGTTCATCGAAAGCCACCGCTCTGACCCGTCCGGGCCCACGAGTCCGAACTCGGCACCGACCACCGGTTCCCCGGTCTCGAACACTCGCATGACAACGTGGTCGTCGACCGGGATGGGGTCGCCGTCTTCGTCGTGAATGTGTAATTCCAGGTCGGTGTATCGCTTGCCGAGTGGGTTCGAATCCGACACTCCGAGCGCACGCTCGGCACGACTGTTGATTCGCGTTATCTCACCGTCGGAGTTCGTCACCATGGTTCCGGCGGGAATCGTCTCGAGTAAGCGGTCGAACACTGCTCGCTCACGTTCGAGCGCTGCCTCCGCTTCGAGGCGAGAGACGAGGTCCGCCGAAGTCTCTGCAACATCCGTAATGACGAGAGTGACCAGTCTCTCACCCTCGTATGCGTGCTCTTGGACGCGAACTGTCGTCTGTACGTCGTGCCCATCGTGATGTCTGAGCGGGACCGCGACGGTGGAGTCGACCCCGACGGAGTCTGCTCCGACATCGAGTGTTCTCGTGAACAGGCCTGCATCTTCGCAGCGCCACTCGTCGGGAAGCAACGACCATATCGACCTCCCAACAATCTCGCTGGGCGACCATCCGAGGAGTGATTCGACTGCAGGGTTCGCGAAGACGATTCGGTCGTCCTCGTCGGCGGTGACCACCCCATCAGTCACGGCCGTTGCGAGTGGACCGAACAGACTCGTCTCATCGAGGTCGAGTGACGACGGTTCGGTGTTATCGGACCGTCTCCGTCCCATCGAATCGGCCGACTGGTCGTCTTGCCCACCCATCTCGTTTCACCGTTACAAACTTCATTTATAAAAATCGTGATAGATATACGGATTAAATACCAGTCTGTGTGAGAACTCCCCCAGACGAAGACGAGCGACTATCTCAGTGGGGGAATCGAACGGTCAGTCGAGTTTCCCGCCGAGTACTTTTGCGGTTGTGAGAACGGGGTCCCACGTCGGACTGAACGGTGGTGCGTACGCCAGGTCGAAGTATTCGAGTTCGCCGACAGTGGTCTCTGTGTGTAACGCGGCAGCGACGGTGTCGATACGCTTGGAGACGCCCTCACGGCCGACCATCGCTGCACCGAGGACCCGCTTCGAGTCGCGGTCGCCGACCATCGTGAGGTGAATCGGTTTCGCACCGGGGTAGTAGTGTGCCCGTGAGGAGCCAGTGATAGTGACGCTCACTGGGTCGAATCCAGCATCGCGGGCTTCCGCTTCGTCGATGATCCCCGTCCGTGCCACTTCGAGGTCGAACGCCTTTACGACGGCCGTCCCAGCGATATCACCCACAGGCGTCTCGTCGCCGGCCATGGTCTGTCCGATCGCCCGGCCGGCCCGGTTCGCAGTGAGTGCGAGAGGGACGTACGCCGGTTCTCCGGTGACGACGTGTCGCGCCTCGGCGCAGTCACCAGCGGCGAAGACATCCTCGGCGCTCGTTCGGCCGTGCTCGTCAGTTGCGATGGCACCGGTCTCACCGAGTTCGATACCAGCCTCGTCGGCGAGTTCGGCGTTCGGCGTCACACCGACGGCGACGAGGGCGAGGCCGACATCGACCGTTTCGTCACCGACGACGACACCTGTGAGCCGACCACTATCGCCAGTAAACCCATCTACGGCCGTGTCGAGGTGGAGGTCGATTCCCTTCTCGCGCATGTGTTCTTCTACCTTCTCAGAGACCATCTCACCGAACGGGGCGAGAACGTGCGGGAGCATCTCGAAGAGGTGGACGTCGACGTCGTGTTCGGCGAACGCTTCGGCCATCTCGATACCGACGTAGCCACCACCGACGATGCCAACGGCCGAGAGAGAGTTGCCTTCCATCAGGTCGTGGACGGCTTTCGCACTGTCGAGGCTGTGAAGTGTGTGAACGCCGTCGAGGTCCATCCCCTCGAACGGTGGTTCGATTGCTCGAGCCCCGGTCCCGAGAAGTAGTTGGTCGTAGGTCAGTGTGACCTCTCCGTCGGGGGTCTCAGCGGTCACTTCGTGGGCGTCCGTGTCGATAGCGACGACTTCGTGGTGCAAGCGAAGGTCGATGTCGCGGTCTTCGATGAACTCCTCGGGGGTGACCTGGATGAGGTCGTCGAACTCCTCGACAGCGCCTTTGACGTAGTACGGCATCCCGCACGCGGCGTATGAGACGTATTCGCCCTTCTCCAGGACGACGACATCCCTGTCGGGGTGTTCACGCTTGAACTTCGCTGCCGCACTCATCCCAGCAGCATCACCACCGACGATGACAATCGGGTCCATACCCAGTTGTTCTCGGAGGAGCCGTTAATATATTGCCCCTATTCTACAAGAGCAACGTCGAATCCGGGGGCGGAAACCGACGTATATCTAGGAAGAGAGGTCTTCGATGACCGAGCGGAGAACGTCTTCACCGCGCATGCCGACGACGCGCTTTTTCGGTTCGCCATCGGCGAAGAACACGACGTTGGGGACGCTCTGTACTTGATAGGCGCCGGCGAGTTGCTGGAATTCGTCGATATCGACTTTCGCCACGACAGCATCAGTCTCTGCTGCGAGCGTCTCGACGATGGGTTCGAGCATCTTACACGGCCCACACCAGTCGGCGTAGAAGTCGACGAGAACGACGCCCTCGCGGTCGACGACGGCTTTGAAGTGTTCGACAGAGTCGACGTGGATGGGTTCGTCAGCTACGATTTCCGGTTCGGACATGTACGCGTTCGTACTCACCCGTCTACCTTAACAGTATTGTTTAGAATGGACAATCCTACACAGACATCACACTGTGTGCATCAGAAGTGTTCCAGAAGAAGTGTCAGCACGTCGTTCGTCGTGTTCAGCGCGCGCAATCCTCAACGAAAGACCGCGAGAGGAGTGTCGCAACATCCTCCTCAGCCGAGGATGTATTTGAGGGCGGGGCGTTGTCGGACGAACTCCGTCTTCTCGATGATGGCGTCGAGGCCGAGGATGCGGCCCATGGCGAGGGTGCCGATGAGGGCGAACATCATGAGGCCGAAGAGGTCACCGTTGACCATGCCGTGTCCCCAGTCGGCGTTCCCCAGGTAGAAGAACACCATCAGGAAGCCACCGAAGAAGGCGGCAAGCCGGGTGAGTGCGCCGATGAGGATGCCGAGGCCGATGAGGGTCTGGCCGAGCGGAATCATGAAGTTCGTGAATTCGAGCATCCACGGAGTCGCGGCGGCCCACGCGAGGAAGCCACTGATGGGTCCCGTCGAGTTCGCCAGCCAGCCAGCGGCGCTGAACGGTTCTGGTGCAAGGTACTTACCCATCCCTGCGTTGAGGAACCAGTAGCCCGTGATGAGACGGACGAGGACGAGCACGTAGCCCGTCGCACCCTGCGAGTAGTCGAAGTCCATTCTGTTGCCGAATATTTCAATTTGTCCAGTTGCGGCCATTTTAATTCACCTTACAATTCAACAATCGACTGCCAAGAGAATATAAAGAGCGTCTGATTTCCGAATCCAGGGAATTGAGAATCAGCGAAAACGAGAGTGTGAAAACCGCTACACACCATGCTAGTTAATGTATATCCCACTATTCTAGATTAGTGTCGAGCGATGAGCTCACGAAAAATGTCTGTTTCTCGATACACGCTCCCACAGTGTTCGTTGGCGAAAGCTACGGCATCTGACTCCAGTGAGAGTCAGAGTTGGAGTAAAGCGAAACCCGGTCCGATTGAAATCTGGGAGTTGGTTGTTTAGAGGACTCCACAGTCGGTGGCAGACAGTCCACCCAGAGCCTCGACGTGCGCCTATCCCTGTCCGACCATCTGGTCTTCGTCGTCCCACTCGCGCTTGCGAAGTTCGTACTTCTGAATCTTCCCAGTCGCTGTCTTCGGAATGTCTTCGACGAACTCGAACTCACGGATGACTTTGTAGCCCGCGAGGCGGTCACGCGTGTACTCGGTCAGTTCCTCGGCGGTGACACCCGGGTTTTCGACGTCGCCGTTCGCCGGCACGACGAACGCCTTCGGCGTCTCACCCCACTTCTCTGACGGTGCAGGGATGACCGCAACGTCGCCGATGGCATCGTGGTCGAACAGCGTGTCTTCGAGTTCGACAGACGAGATGTTCTCGCCACCGGAGATGATGATATCCTTCTTGCGGTCCTTGATCGCAATCATGCCGTCTTCGTTGACGACGGCGAGGTCGCCAGTGTGGTACCAGCCTTCGCGACGGTCGTTGAGCGCTTCGTCGGTCTCTTCAGGCTTGTTCCAGTACTCTTCCATCACCTGATTACCGCGCACGACGACTTCGCCGATGGTGGTGTCGTCTCGTGGGACTTCGTTCCCATCTTCGTCGACGACACAGAGGTCCGTCCCAAGCGGTGCGACACCCTGCCGCTGCTTCAGTGAGAATCGGAGGCCGCCCTCGTCCGGAATCAGTCGACGAGCATCGGACGTGGCGATGAGCGGCCCCGTCTCGGTGGCGCCGTAGAGTTGAGTGAACTCCCACCCGAACTCGGTTTCTGTGTAGCGAATCGTCGCACTCGGTGCTGCACTCCCGGCAGCAGTCACGCGAATCGGGTTGGCTCCGGTGTACGCAGGGTCGTTCTCTTCGGCGTACTCCCGCAGAATCGAGAGCACGGTCGGCGCACAACAGAAGAACGACACGTCCTCCTCGGTAATCGCGTCGAACACCTGTTCGGCGTCGACACCACGCGTACAGACGTGTTTGGCACCACGACCGGTGATGGCGTAGATGTGACCCCACCCGTTGACGTGGAACATCGGAAGCGTCCAGAGGTAGACGTCGTCGTCGCTGATGTGGTGGTGAATCGTCACCAGTTGGGCGTGCAGCGACTCGGTACGGTGCGTCCGACAGACACCCTTCGGGTCACCCGTCGTCCCCGACGTGTAGTTGATCGTGATGAT carries:
- a CDS encoding PAS domain S-box protein is translated as MGGQDDQSADSMGRRRSDNTEPSSLDLDETSLFGPLATAVTDGVVTADEDDRIVFANPAVESLLGWSPSEIVGRSIWSLLPDEWRCEDAGLFTRTLDVGADSVGVDSTVAVPLRHHDGHDVQTTVRVQEHAYEGERLVTLVITDVAETSADLVSRLEAEAALERERAVFDRLLETIPAGTMVTNSDGEITRINSRAERALGVSDSNPLGKRYTDLELHIHDEDGDPIPVDDHVVMRVFETGEPVVGAEFGLVGPDGSERWLSMNCAPVVAPDGTVQEAITVARDVTEQKQHERQLQAFRKAVEQAGHSVYLTDTDGILEYVNPAFEELTGYDATEAVGNPPSILTADEHDDAFYDDLWQTVLSGKVWHGEVTNRRKSGERYTVNQTIAPVVDEHGEIDRFVAVNADITEQKRREETLERHRNKLERIQQVTESLRPLNRELARASTREEVRRLVCEQLALSDAYQFAWYGELNPAVGRVIPADWAGVDSDFVDQFDVSGLTSESSWHPFAQAVHSQAVQAEQNVLGSHEESDRRGDALRWGYQSMAAVPIGYGGTVYGVVGVYTSRTAAFDENERALLGELGNRIGHAMNAIENKHLLYTDTVTELSFQSEDPDSVFNDLTDDLDCRLVIETITPARDDGYVCYVRVEGVDVAAVCDRLASGPAELCPRVVDDGDSAGLLECTIRTAPSATLLDYGATVRSVVVDEGQTTVVGEVAPEADVREIVAGMMGHAETTLVAKRTVDRQVSTLTATRETLDDLLTARQLEVLELAYHAGYFESPRLSTGDDLARVMGISSPTFYLHVRKATRRVLDSLLNERSLG
- a CDS encoding FAD-dependent oxidoreductase encodes the protein MDPIVIVGGDAAGMSAAAKFKREHPDRDVVVLEKGEYVSYAACGMPYYVKGAVEEFDDLIQVTPEEFIEDRDIDLRLHHEVVAIDTDAHEVTAETPDGEVTLTYDQLLLGTGARAIEPPFEGMDLDGVHTLHSLDSAKAVHDLMEGNSLSAVGIVGGGYVGIEMAEAFAEHDVDVHLFEMLPHVLAPFGEMVSEKVEEHMREKGIDLHLDTAVDGFTGDSGRLTGVVVGDETVDVGLALVAVGVTPNAELADEAGIELGETGAIATDEHGRTSAEDVFAAGDCAEARHVVTGEPAYVPLALTANRAGRAIGQTMAGDETPVGDIAGTAVVKAFDLEVARTGIIDEAEARDAGFDPVSVTITGSSRAHYYPGAKPIHLTMVGDRDSKRVLGAAMVGREGVSKRIDTVAAALHTETTVGELEYFDLAYAPPFSPTWDPVLTTAKVLGGKLD
- the trxA gene encoding thioredoxin, translated to MSEPEIVADEPIHVDSVEHFKAVVDREGVVLVDFYADWCGPCKMLEPIVETLAAETDAVVAKVDIDEFQQLAGAYQVQSVPNVVFFADGEPKKRVVGMRGEDVLRSVIEDLSS
- a CDS encoding DoxX family protein; translation: MAATGQIEIFGNRMDFDYSQGATGYVLVLVRLITGYWFLNAGMGKYLAPEPFSAAGWLANSTGPISGFLAWAAATPWMLEFTNFMIPLGQTLIGLGILIGALTRLAAFFGGFLMVFFYLGNADWGHGMVNGDLFGLMMFALIGTLAMGRILGLDAIIEKTEFVRQRPALKYILG
- a CDS encoding long-chain-fatty-acid--CoA ligase; protein product: MKKQLLVTDFLDRARTYYGDYEAIVGTNGERFTYSEFGERVDRFSAALQSRGIGKADRVAVLDPNTHYHLEAAFGSMQSGAIHVPLNYRLTPDDYEYLLSDSGSEVVYADYQYASKIEAVRDDVPTEVFVTNDPAAVDGEWIGFEEFIDDVDADDYERPEMSEDDIITINYTSGTTGDPKGVCRTHRTESLHAQLVTIHHHISDDDVYLWTLPMFHVNGWGHIYAITGRGAKHVCTRGVDAEQVFDAITEEDVSFFCCAPTVLSILREYAEENDPAYTGANPIRVTAAGSAAPSATIRYTETEFGWEFTQLYGATETGPLIATSDARRLIPDEGGLRFSLKQRQGVAPLGTDLCVVDEDGNEVPRDDTTIGEVVVRGNQVMEEYWNKPEETDEALNDRREGWYHTGDLAVVNEDGMIAIKDRKKDIIISGGENISSVELEDTLFDHDAIGDVAVIPAPSEKWGETPKAFVVPANGDVENPGVTAEELTEYTRDRLAGYKVIREFEFVEDIPKTATGKIQKYELRKREWDDEDQMVGQG